From the genome of Anopheles moucheti chromosome 3, idAnoMoucSN_F20_07, whole genome shotgun sequence, one region includes:
- the LOC128305953 gene encoding nuclear receptor coactivator 6-like, with amino-acid sequence MSTICFIALTAVSLSVCEPNYQPQQQPGGNDFSGAGGGVNAGNALYGATNQQQQQPRPYPPAGAPSRFRPAAAPASTPAPTFFQRISNWFSFLGDDSDERRPALQQQQQPQIPQLPPQRKLPPPQYTAQPTPSVQTQQQLQFQQQQQQQQQFQQQYQPQLQQPIQQQFPYPFQFRNGSRATQLNPSYQQDAGVGFQPSAPIQESGSSYHAAVAPGVVPQNPFVPSTLQQQIVPQVNVFRDPEPTTGRAPVANNIGDVNYHPCNNVPWVPIAAPPEYPTAVGGSGGVAGGPPKSPPPNRPPPIKIQVAQKGQVQSVSPYSGGGSGSEPAIITAAPHSQQLIQLQLQQQQNQLQTLQLQQLQLQQQQLQQQLQQLRTTTSSPPVPAAAVGAHFITKTPDILVTAGPSSTPQPITLRQVSASYFTNKEYAPPAKLLPIQNEGKPLAPIPLPNLSATPIPPLYTAGSFHNDPYKFYRPYRPVEPILELGHGYPTSSKSMSNSYIRYPHEPAGKNDSIFDVEQFASSASSSIYTTVAYSNGEDSKPEASEKRNVATSSNGNSGASVPHREGSNGDDAEYDSEEDDHGSPIIRTTIEVSSVVPQTRYYGSTTTTSPTPSPRPERYSTFPPPAPADLGNGVQIIYSANLQTNPPVDTVNNNQLSDEEETTEAAAQRVIQTTARPPTTVTTLEADSTPPTDIYSEPFHIGSSLPMEFQKRPTSEPPSQTAEETVSTSEETSTSTVPPLPSSLTATFGGYQNLMSTKKPKQIQIIIPYNTYKKPEPFRPLPAQENVEDLDYNAPEESSIVTSKHSGHSGPTPPSGNAIQQSTKPKTRFIENDSVKYFQSTTHLKEILQKETTQPFMKAPTKTPPKPAKVKKVRPVEISKESKPFTVRIPKMTPLPPVVSLSSLTSVRGGMERHTTPLPDSGVASTAGTGGAGSRTPSPPVALSKYAKPVTPHYVNVTRVKISPTTYAQKSRTTISQLLRTTKIIPKGPKLFGNDLLVSETSRTVRPPLSPASTTYQQHHRRTTLLTTSSTTPQTTTTTTTTVQPPTVQEADRDNTVGPIYERTIDWDIDPNELQRKIDTWTEQEFGSDDFARKSSTLSLHRVTKAIPWEFLTSTMLPALHDKPGKSSRSGWQHVKIAISPITKEKIYVVTPQPWTAALLNNHQQHPSHNRHHNHHQEHHHHHHAQPPQVLEERNGRVLTPRFSVRPTPLYYKGGGIYQTGSSTVDVSPESVNDLLEQKPKHRFSSSSITAGTGTKVKHLLQQRKYVRKKLPYGGPGTDRPSSSREDV; translated from the exons ATGTCGACAATTTGCTTTATAGCGCTAACAGCAGTCAGTTTGTCAGTCTGTGAGCCAAACTATCAACCTCAGCAGCAGCCCGGTGGGAACGATTTTAGCGGTGCCGGTGGAGGCGTTAACGCCGGAAATGCACTCTACGGTGCAAccaaccaacagcaacaacaaccgagACCTTATCCACCCGCGGGTGCACCATCCCGCTTTCGACCAGCGGCGGCTCCAGCCTCCACGCCTGCCCCTACCTTCTTCCAGCGCATCTCCAATTGGTTTTCCTTCTTGGGCGATGATAGTGACGAACGGCGGCCGgcactgcagcaacagcagcagccgcaaaTTCCGCAACTTCCACCCCAACGGAAGCTGCCTCCACCGCAGTACACCGCACAGCCGACTCCATCTGTGCAGACCCAGCAACAGCTCcaatttcaacaacaacaacaacagcaacagcagttcCAACAACAGTATCAACCACAGCTGCAACAACCGATACAGCAACAGTTTCCCTATCCGTTTCAATTTCGCAATGGAAGCAGAGCGACACAGCTCAATCCATCATACCAGCAAGACGCCGGTGTGGGCTTCCAGCCCAGTGCTCCGATACAGGAAAGTGGTTCCAGCTATCATGCGGCGGTAGCACCGGGAGTAGTGCCTCAAAACCCGTTTGTACCCTCCACGCTGCAGCAACAGATCGTCCCGCAGGTGAACGTATTCCGCGATCCAGAGCCAACCACTGGCAGGGCGCCTGTGGCGAATAATATTGGAGACGTTAATTACCATCCGTGCAACAATGTGCCCTGGGTACCGATAGCAGCACCACCCGAATACCCGACCGCCGTCGGTGGCTCCGGGGGAGTAGCTGGTGGACCACcaaaatcaccaccaccaaatcGACCACCACCGATCAAGATACAAGTCGCTCAAAAAGGGCAAGTCCAATCGGTCAGCCCGTATTCTGGTGGTGGGTCCGGTTCAGAACCCGCCATTATCACCGCGGCTCCTCACTCGCAGCAGCTGATTCAACTGCAgctccagcagcaacaaaatcaaCTGCAAACCCTTCAACTGCAGCAGTTGCaactgcaacagcaacaacttcAGCAGCAACTTCAACAATTGAGAACAACCACCAGCAGCCCACCGGTTCCAGCGGCAGCGGTTGGTGCTCATTTCATCACGAAAACACCGGACATACTGGTGACGGCCGGGCCGTCATCTACACCGCAACCTATCACACTGCGCCAGGTGTCGGCCTCTTATTTTACGAACAAGGAGTACGCTCCACCGGCCAAGCTGCTACCGATTCAGAACGAAGGTAAGCCCCTGGCACCGATTCCTCTGCCGAACCTGAGTGCGACGCCGATACCACCGCTCTACACGGCCGGATCCTTCCACAACGATCCGTACAAGTTCTATCGACCCTACCGACCGGTAGAGCCCATCCTAGAGCTTGGCCACGGTTACCCAACGTCCTCAAAGTCAATGTCCAACAGCTACATCCGCTATCCGCACGAACCGGCCGGCAAGAATGATTCCATCTTCGACGTAGAACAATTCGCATCTTCAGCCTCGTCGTCCATCTACACGACCGTGGCGTACTCGAACGGGGAGGACTCGAAGCCCGAGGCGTCGGAAAAGCGCAACGTGGCCACCAGCAGCAATGGAAACAGTGGAGCAAGTGTTCCACACAGGGAAGGCAGTAACGGCGACGATGCCGAATACGATTCCGAAGAAGACGATCACGGTTCACCGATCATCCGAACTACGATCGAAGTATCGAGCGTTGTGCCCCAAACGCGTTACTACGGCTCAACGACTACCACTTCCCCTACACCTTCGCCAAGGCCGGAACGCTACAGTACCTTCCCACCACCGGCCCCGGCCGATCTTGGCAACGGTGTGCAGATTATTTACTCGGCCAATTTGCAAACTAATCCTCCGGTTGATACGGTGAACAACAACCAGTTGAGCGATGAGGAAGAAACAACCGAAGCGGCCGCTCAACGCGTCATTCAAACTACGGCCCGTCCGCCAACGACCGTTACCACTTTGGAGGCGGACTCGACTCCACCGACCGACATTTACTCGGAACCATTCCACATAGGATCCAGTCTGCCGATGGAGTTTCAGAAACGACCCACATCGGAACCTCCCAGCCAAACGGCAGAGGAGACAGTGTCGACGAGTGAAGAGACTTCGACTTCCACGGTTCCTCCACTACCATCCTCACTGACGGCAACGTTCGGCGGTTATCAAAATTTGATGTCCACAAAGAAACCCAAACAAATTCAGATCATAATTCCCTACAACACGTACAAGAAACCTGAACCGTTTAGGCCACTGCCCGCACAGGAGAACGTGGAAGACTTGGACTACAACGCACCGGAAGAGTCGAGTATCGTAACGTCGAAGCATTCGGGACACTCTGGACCAACTCCACCGTCCGGTAACGCCATCCAGCAGTCGACGAAACCCAAAACCCGATTCATTGAGAACGATTCGGTCAAGTACTTCCAATCCACCACACATCTGAAGGAGATTCTCCAGAAGGAAACGACACAACCGTTCATGAAGGCCCCTACAAAGACGCCTCCCAAACCGGCCAAGGTGAAGAAGGTCCGCCCGGTAGAGATCTCCAAGGAGTCAAAGCCATTCACCGTGCGGATACCGAAGATGACACCGCTGCCACCGGTGGTAAGCTTGAGCAGTTTGACCAGCGTACGCGGTGGAATGGAACGTCACACAACACCACTGCCCGACAGTGGTGTTGCCTCCACCGCCGGCACTGGCGGCGCTGGGTCACGAACTCCGTCTCCCCCGGTTGCACTGTCCAAGTACGCTAAACCGGTCACACCTCACTACGTCAACGTGACCCGGGTGAAGATCTCACCGACGACCTACGCGCAAAAGTCGCGCACGACCATCTCGCAGCTGCTGCGCACAACCAAGATCATCCCGAAAGGTCCCAAGCTGTTCGGTAACGATTTGCTCGTATCGGAGACGAGTCGCACGGTGAGACCACCGCTATCGCCAGCATCTACAACGTACCAGCAGCATCATCGGCGCACAACGTTACTGACGACATCGTCCACAACTCCGCAAACCACCACGACCACTACGACCACGGTGCAGCCACCCACGGTGCAGGAAGCGGATCGGGATAACACGGTCGGCCCGATTTACGAACGCACCATCGATTGGGACATCGATCCGAACGAGCTGCAGCGTAAGATCGACACCTGGACCGAGCAGGAGTTCGGGTCGGATGACTTTGCGCGCAAATCCAGCACACTGTCGCTGCACCGCGTCACCAAGGCTATTCCCTGGGAGTTCCTGACATCGACCATGCTGCCCGCACTGCACGACAAACCGGGCAAGAGCAGTCGGTCCGGATGGCAGCATGTCAAGATTGCCATATCTCCCATCACCAAGGAGAAGATCTATGTCGTCACACCGCAACCGTGGACGGCGGCTCTGCTGAACAATCACCAGCAACATCCATCGCACAACCGTCATCACAACCATCATCAGgagcaccatcatcaccatcacgcGCAACCGCCGCAGGTTCTTGAGGAACGCAATGGTCGGGTACTGACGCCACGGTTTAGTGTGCGGCCAACGCCACTGTACTACAAGGGTGGAGGCATCTACCAGACCGGCTCATCGACGGTGGATGTATCACCGGAATCTG TGAACGATCTACTGGAACAGAAGCCGAAGCATCGATTCAGCAGTAGCAGTATCACCGCCGGCACTGGAACAAAGGTGAAACACCTTCTCCAGCAGCGAAAGTACGTCCGGAAGAAACTGCCCTACGGTGGTCCGGGCACGGACCGGCCCAGTTCCAGCCGGGAGGATGTGTAG